GGCACATTAGAAGCGTGTTTGAGTAAGCCAACATTGCCCGCCATTAGTGCTGGTGCAGCAAAGCGGAACACTTGCCAAAAGGGGAAATTCCACGGCATGACTGCGAGAATCACACCTAATGGCTGGTAGCGAACAAAACTCTTGCTCGCATCGGTTTCTACAGCAACATCAGCTAAGAAACTAGCAGCGTGTTCGGCGTAGTAGCGACAGACAAGGGCGCATTTTTCGGCTTCTGCGATCGCAGCTTTCAACGGCTTGCCCATTTCTAGAGTCATCACTTTAGCAAATTCTGCTTTCTCTTGCTCTAAAATCTCGGCAGCTTTTTGCAGCCATTGCGATCGTTCGGCAAAACTAGTCTTGCGGTAATGCTCAAAAGCCTGGCCTGCTAAATCCAGTTTAGCGGCGATTTCTGTATCATTCAGCGACTCAAAGGTTTTGAGCGTCTCCCCAGTGGCGGGATTAATGGTGGCGATAGCCATTACCTAACCTCCCGTTTAAAATAGCTTGAGGCAGCTTCTTAGTGTTACACATATAATTTGTGGAAGCTACCACCCAAATTGTAGACTTTGGATTAGAAATTGGGGGCTGAATATTACGATTTCAAAATAAAAATAGAAATAAACTATACAATATAGCCTGTGATTTTACTTATTAGTTTCTATTTTTTCAGTAGTAATTATCAATAACGTATAGTAGTACACCACCACATCTACTTGATGACTCAGCATTCATAAATCAGTCCTAAAAATTCCGATCCCTATGTGAAAATAGAATGCCACAGATGGTTAGGAAGCATGGTAAATGAGGTATGCGGTTAGGGGCACGGCAGTGCCGTGCCCTTACAATTGTTTAGCTATTTTGCTAACAAAATAGACATAGGAATTGAGCTAACCATACATAGTGATTAAAATGGTTAATAATAAATATTATTAATCTGATTTTGCTAGGTATTGAGTATGAATAAAAACTACAACATAGTGTGATTTTTCTATTTCTAAAAAAGATAGAAATAACTTATTGTTTCTTTGATGTCGAAAACAGGCTAGCCCCTGCATAAAAGCCTGTGCCATCGACCCAATTTTGCACTCCGTTAGTAGTTGTGACAATCCAACCAGGAAAATTATAGCCTTGGGCAACTAATTGAAAAAAGCGGATTCCTATAATTCATAATTCGTAATTCATAGTTAAAAAAATCAGGTTTAATCTTGGCAAATTTATCTAGCTATTCATAAACTTGTAATTCGCCATCAATATGGGTAACTTTCCAGTGAGTTTGTTCCTCCTCTCGCCAAAAACGCAATGATACATTAGCGTCTCCTACGCTCAGATTTTTTAGTTCCAAATCTGGCAAGCACTTTGGTAGATTGGGCTGTACCTTTAACTTTCGTTGTGGTGCATCGGCTTCGAGTCCTAAGATACTGCGAATGAGTAAGAAAATTGAACCTGCTGCCCAAGCTTGGGGGATATTGGCATCTGGATAGGGGACTGGAAAGTTATTATCTTGGCGTTCAATTCCCGCAAATAATTCTGGCATTCGCCCAGCCTGAAAATAACTAGCAGCTGCAAAAATTCCTTCAGCAATGCGGTTAGCTTGTTTGTGATAGCCGTATCGCTTCAAGCCAGCGGCAATGATAGAGTTATCGTGCGGCCAAACACTTCCCTGTTGATAACTAATGGGGTTATAAGCTGGATTTTTTGCAGAAAGTGTCCGCACGCCCCAACCGCACCACATATCTGCTTGGAAAAGTCGCTCCACAAGTTTTTGCGATCGCTCTTGGGGTACAATACCAGACCATAGCAGATGACCGGGATTAGAAGCGATAGACTTAATTTGTTGCTTGTTGTTATCTAAGCCAAGACAGTAAAAGCCTTCCTCTTCCATCCAAAAGCGATTGTTAAAGCGTTGATAAAGTGCTTCTGCTTTTTGACGTAGCTTTTTCGCTGTTTCTTGTTCTCCCCAGACTTCATAAATTAAAGCCGCTTTTAACCAAGCATCGTAAACGTAACCTTGTACCTCACACAAAGCAATTGGTGGCTCAACTAAATTGCCATTTGGGTAAACCATTGAGTCACCGGAATCTTTCCAGCCTTGATTGCGTAATCCTTGACTAGAACGAGTTAAATACTCAACAAACCCGTCATCATCAAAATCGCCATATTTATCAATCCAACTTAGCGCTTTTTCTAAAGGCGATCTACACTCATTCAGCATCGCCAAATCGGCGTTCCAATTATAAGTCTCAGCCAAGGTAACAATCCAGAGAATCGTCGTATCTACCGTCCCGTAATAGGGACTGTATGGGAGTTGATTGAGTTTAGTTAATTCATCACGCCGCAATTCATGCAGCATCTTGCCAGGTTGAGCATCGTACCAGTCATCTAACTGTGTTGCTTGTAACTGAGCTAACCTTAACAGCGTTCCACGGGCAAATTCGTGGTAAACAGCCATCGTTTGTAAGCTAGTAATTACAGAATCGCGTCCAAAGACAGCCATAAACCAAGGAATACCCGCGGCTGGCATCCAAAATTGCTGTCCATTATCTTCTACCTGAATTCGTAACGCCCCCAAATCGACAAGCGCTTGCTGATAAAATCCTTTAATCTCAGCATTAGACGATCGCAATTTTGTCGCCTTAATCAGAAATTCATCGCTTACCTTTCCGGCTTCTGTAGTATGAGACACAGCACAAGTTTGTTGAGGTTTGAGGACATCCCCATTGGCTAAAGCTGTGAAATCAATACAGGTGTGCCATGTTTCACCAGGAGCAATAACAACATTAAACATCAAACGTCCGTTGGCATAGCTGACTTGGGACGTAGCACACACTGGCTCAGTCACGATACCTCGGACAAAAGATTTGTTACGGTACCTAGTAGTCAGTACGCCATCTTTCCAGATTGTTTCAGTATTACCTCTGGTTAAAATGTTCTTGGCCTTCACCTCAAAAATATCCGCAAAGTCAGAACGAATTGCCAACATCAACTGAAACTCAACTGTTTCTGGATGATAGTTGGTAATGTCGATATCTTCGTGCATCCCGCCTACAATGTCGCGCCGGATGGAGATAAACAAACTACCAGAAGGTAAATTACCGTTGATAGTAGGAAGTGGCGGATTGGTAAATTGATAAAGCGCACTATGATGATTGATATTGCTAGAAGCTAGCAGCAAAAGTCGGTAGCGATTCAGAGAAATTTCGTAGTAAGAAATTAAACGGGTGTCGCGAACAAAAAAACCTTGCGCTTGATTATCATCGATGGAACCATCACTAGCTGTCACCAGAAATGAGGAACCATCGTTAATTGTGATTAAACCAGGGTTGACAGTAACTTGTGTAGGCATAGGGCATAAGGCATGGGGCATTGGGCAAGTAGTGAGCAGAGGGGGAAGAGAGGCAGAGAGGGGCACAGGGAGATTCTTTCTGTAATTTTCCTCCTCTGTACACGCCAGGTGCTACAACGCGGGGAACCCGCGCAACGCACTGGCTCCCCTGCTTCCTCTGCTTCCTTGTCTCCCTTTTAGCCATTCTCTGTAAAACCTGGATATAAGGTCATGCCTCCATCGACAAACAGAGTTGTACCGTTGACGTAATCAGAATCATCAGAAGCCAGCCACACTGCTGCTTTGGCGATGTCTTCTACTTCACCTACTCGTTTTGCTGGAATCAATTGGAGTAAGTTCGCCTCGGCTTGTGGTGTATCCCACGCTGATTTATTGATGGGAGTTTTAATTGCACCAGGGGCAATGCTATTCACGCGGATTTTATGAGGGGCAAGTTCTTGGGCAATACTTTGCATCATCATATTTATACCGCCTTTACTGGCAGCATAATTAACATGACCAGCCCAAGGAATTACTTGATGTACTGAACTGATACAAATAATTTTGCCTGCTGCACACGAGATCTGAGGTTGCACGCCTCGGCGCAAAAACTCTTTTGCGGCTTCTCTAGCACACAAGAATTGCCCTGTGAGATTCACCCCAATCACTTTATTCCATTGTTCCAGGCTCATATCTACAAAAGCTGAGTCTTGTTGCAGACCCGCATTGTTCACTAATATGTCAATAGTCCCAAATTGCTGGAGTGTTTGGTTAAACATCTCCTTTACTTGGTCTTCTTTACTAACATCAGCTTTAATGGCAACAGCTTCACCGTTGGCAGCCCTAATATCATCGACAATTTTTTGTGCTGCTTCCGCTTCAGAATGATAGTTAATAACTACTGCCGCACCACATGAAGCTAAATTGCGAGCTATAGCTTCACCAATGCCAGAACTAGCACCAGTTACGAGGGCTTTTTGACCTTTGAGTAGATAAGGAGAATAGCTCATAATGTTTCTTGCAAATTTAGAGCTTTATTATTGCTAATGCCAAAAGAAGAATTACGCTTTTTATTATTTTTATCTTGTTAATTCTTCATAGATTTAAGAATTTAACATTGACGTATATTCTCCAAGCAAAAACCATCAAAATTGTGCTAAAAGTTACCTGGTATCTATCTAATCTTTGAGACAAATTGCTTTGATTCTGGCATTACTTTAGAGGTTTAAAGTAGCGATCGCCTCCAACCATTGGATGAATAAATACTTCTATCTCTAGGTCTAGAAAAATTTCATTTAATTTTCATAATTATATGAAATCTTTAAAAGATGAAGGTAGCAACACTTGTTGCCCAAATAAAAATAGATTTACTCATATATGTATGGATTTTTTTATAAAAATATAATAAACAACAAAAATTATTAACTTAATTTCGCTGATAAATCACTCTTACGATAGTATTTTTTGCTCTATTGTTTCGGTAAGAGTTACTAAGAATACTTTTTGTAGAGGAATTTTAAAAGTTAAGTCCTCAATCAAGTTTGGTTTGCTCAAAATTAACTTATATTACAGCGTCTAGCGATCGCCAGGAGAAAGCGATGTTCGCTCTGCCTCTGAATAGCCAAAATCTGCCGTACCCCGACCCTCTACACCCAATCGTTGTCCATTTCGTGATTGCGATGGTGTTTTTCTCATTCGTTTGCGATGTGCTGGGTTATTTTACCCGCAAACCGCATCTGTTTGAGGTCGGTTTTTGGAATATGTTCGTTGCGGCGATCGCAATTTTTGTCGCCATAATTCTGGGACAGTTTGAAGCTGGTTTAGCACAAGTGTATCCAGCAGTCCAACCCACACTGAATTTTCACACAGTTATGGGTTGGTCGCTGGGGGCGATAGTTGTGGCTATTACAGCTTGGCGGTTTGTCATACGCGATCGCAACCCCCTGAAAGTTCCGCCTGCTTACCTCGGTGTGGCAACATTTTTGATTTGCTTGGTGTTCTTGCAAGTATATCTAGGAACTAAATTATTTTGGGTTTACGGGTTGCACGTCGAGCCTGTTGTCCAAGCCATGAAGCAGGGAGGTTCGCCATGAACTCGCAATTCATTGATTCTTTGGGCTTGAGGTTAGGCGCTAACGGATTACCTTACGAAATTCCCATACACCCACAGTTAGTACATCTAACATTGGGTTTGTTCATTATTGGCATCATTTTTGACATAGCAGGCGCTATTTTTCTCATCGAAAGACCAATATTCAAATTTTTAGGTCTTACCGCCATCCGTTCTGGCTTCTTTGATGTTGGCTGGTACAACCTACTAGCGGCCGCGGTGGTGACATTTTTCACCGTTGCCTTTGGTTTTTTTGAGCTACTACTGGCAAACCCACTAGTGGAGAAAAAGACTGCTTGGGGGTTGAGTCCAGGTTTAACAATGCTTTTGCATGGTTTGGGTGGTGTGTTGTTGTTGGCAATTATTGTAGCCATGACCGTATGGCGAGGTTTACAACGCTATCGCTGGCGCAAGGACGCTTCCAGGCAGGTGCAATGGAGTTACTTATTAGCAGGTATTGCCATTTTAGGTATTTTGTATGTTCACGGCACTTTAGGAGCGCAATTAGGAGAAGAGTTAGGCATTCATGTTACAGCAGCTAAGTTAATCCAAGAGGGCACAAACCCAGATTTGCTATTCAAATAATTATGCTGAGATTTTTGGAATATTTACTAATAGCTGGTTGTATTGCAGTGCTGCTTGTTGTCAGTCATTGGATTGGGCATTTGGCATATTTTTGGATGCCACCTGAAGCTACAGAAGAAGCGCAAAAGGTAGATAGTTTATTTAGTTTCTTAACCTCTATTGGCGCGTTTATTATTCTGGGGCTTGTGGGTATGATGGTGTACTCGGTAATTTTCTTTCGTGCAGCCAAAAATGACTACAGCGAGGGACACCCATCTAGAG
The genomic region above belongs to Calothrix sp. NIES-2098 and contains:
- a CDS encoding amylo-alpha-1,6-glucosidase — its product is MPTQVTVNPGLITINDGSSFLVTASDGSIDDNQAQGFFVRDTRLISYYEISLNRYRLLLLASSNINHHSALYQFTNPPLPTINGNLPSGSLFISIRRDIVGGMHEDIDITNYHPETVEFQLMLAIRSDFADIFEVKAKNILTRGNTETIWKDGVLTTRYRNKSFVRGIVTEPVCATSQVSYANGRLMFNVVIAPGETWHTCIDFTALANGDVLKPQQTCAVSHTTEAGKVSDEFLIKATKLRSSNAEIKGFYQQALVDLGALRIQVEDNGQQFWMPAAGIPWFMAVFGRDSVITSLQTMAVYHEFARGTLLRLAQLQATQLDDWYDAQPGKMLHELRRDELTKLNQLPYSPYYGTVDTTILWIVTLAETYNWNADLAMLNECRSPLEKALSWIDKYGDFDDDGFVEYLTRSSQGLRNQGWKDSGDSMVYPNGNLVEPPIALCEVQGYVYDAWLKAALIYEVWGEQETAKKLRQKAEALYQRFNNRFWMEEEGFYCLGLDNNKQQIKSIASNPGHLLWSGIVPQERSQKLVERLFQADMWCGWGVRTLSAKNPAYNPISYQQGSVWPHDNSIIAAGLKRYGYHKQANRIAEGIFAAASYFQAGRMPELFAGIERQDNNFPVPYPDANIPQAWAAGSIFLLIRSILGLEADAPQRKLKVQPNLPKCLPDLELKNLSVGDANVSLRFWREEEQTHWKVTHIDGELQVYE
- a CDS encoding short-chain dehydrogenase/reductase SDR gives rise to the protein MSYSPYLLKGQKALVTGASSGIGEAIARNLASCGAAVVINYHSEAEAAQKIVDDIRAANGEAVAIKADVSKEDQVKEMFNQTLQQFGTIDILVNNAGLQQDSAFVDMSLEQWNKVIGVNLTGQFLCAREAAKEFLRRGVQPQISCAAGKIICISSVHQVIPWAGHVNYAASKGGINMMMQSIAQELAPHKIRVNSIAPGAIKTPINKSAWDTPQAEANLLQLIPAKRVGEVEDIAKAAVWLASDDSDYVNGTTLFVDGGMTLYPGFTENG